In Hymenobacter aquaticus, a single window of DNA contains:
- a CDS encoding 1-aminocyclopropane-1-carboxylate deaminase/D-cysteine desulfhydrase — protein MLIQELQEPVATQRGVRLLLIRDDLTHPELPGNKWRKLKYNLMAAEEQGYDTLLTFGGAFSNHIAAVAAAGRLRGLRTIGLIRGEETRPLNPTLAQAAADGMHLRYLDRETYRRKHEPAVLAALLAQTGPAYVLPEGGTNALALPGCAELVTELAARTDFDVIGVACGTGGTLAGLLTGLAGQRRAVGVAALKNGGFLRAEIDALTRQTTGRAYDNYELLTEYHGGGYAHFSAELLDFIRGFEARHGVLLDPVYTGKLLWGLLDQIAQGRFAPGTTVAAVHSGGLQGWQGFRQRFGSRSAWWPALG, from the coding sequence ATGCTCATTCAGGAACTCCAGGAACCCGTAGCCACCCAGCGCGGGGTGCGGCTGCTGCTCATCCGCGACGACCTGACGCACCCGGAGCTGCCGGGCAACAAGTGGCGTAAGCTCAAATACAACCTGATGGCCGCCGAGGAGCAGGGCTACGATACGCTGCTGACCTTCGGCGGGGCCTTTTCCAACCACATTGCCGCCGTGGCTGCCGCCGGCCGGCTGCGGGGGCTGCGCACCATCGGCCTTATCCGGGGCGAGGAAACCCGGCCGCTGAACCCCACCCTGGCCCAGGCCGCGGCCGACGGCATGCACCTGCGCTACCTCGACCGGGAAACATACCGCCGCAAGCACGAACCGGCGGTGCTGGCCGCCCTGCTCGCCCAGACCGGGCCGGCCTACGTGCTGCCCGAGGGCGGCACCAATGCCCTGGCCCTGCCCGGCTGCGCCGAGCTGGTAACCGAGCTGGCCGCCCGCACCGACTTCGACGTCATCGGGGTGGCCTGCGGCACGGGCGGCACCCTGGCCGGCCTGCTGACCGGGCTGGCCGGGCAGCGGCGGGCCGTGGGGGTGGCGGCCCTGAAAAACGGGGGCTTCCTGCGGGCAGAAATTGACGCGCTGACCCGGCAGACCACGGGCCGCGCCTACGACAACTACGAGCTGCTGACCGAGTACCACGGCGGCGGCTACGCGCACTTTTCGGCCGAGCTGCTGGATTTCATCCGGGGCTTCGAGGCCCGGCACGGCGTGCTGCTCGACCCGGTGTATACCGGCAAGCTGCTGTGGGGGCTGCTGGACCAGATTGCCCAGGGCCGGTTTGCGCCGGGCACCACGGTAGCGGCGGTGCACAGCGGGGGGCTACAGGGCTGGCAGGGTTTCCGGCAACGGTTTGGGTCCCGTAGTGCCTGGTGGCCGGCGCTGGGTTAA
- a CDS encoding OmpA family protein: MKKHLLSVVALIALLTACDNLKNPETKDQPQEATADTAVVYRDGQTAGDAVAGAADAAGNAVSSGWDMTKQKLADVKYPEVNVSDVSVRGNDEYSVYGVEETVLFDTDKADIKAGASKALEQISASIGQRYATGPVYIMGFADSRGDKSYNRELSEKRANAVKTWLSQNGKIDASRVSVEPMGESQPVASNATAEGRQQNRRVEIAVRTK, from the coding sequence ATGAAAAAGCATCTTCTCTCCGTCGTGGCCCTCATTGCCCTGCTGACGGCCTGCGACAACCTGAAAAACCCCGAAACCAAAGACCAGCCCCAGGAAGCCACCGCCGATACGGCCGTGGTGTACCGCGACGGTCAAACGGCCGGTGATGCCGTAGCAGGCGCCGCCGACGCAGCCGGCAATGCCGTAAGCAGCGGCTGGGACATGACCAAGCAGAAGCTGGCCGACGTGAAATACCCCGAAGTAAACGTGTCCGACGTATCGGTACGCGGCAATGACGAGTACAGCGTCTACGGCGTCGAGGAAACCGTCCTGTTCGATACCGACAAGGCCGACATCAAGGCCGGGGCCAGCAAGGCCCTGGAGCAGATTTCGGCTTCCATCGGGCAGCGCTACGCCACGGGTCCGGTCTACATCATGGGCTTTGCCGACTCGCGCGGCGACAAAAGCTACAACCGGGAGCTGAGCGAGAAGCGCGCCAACGCCGTGAAAACCTGGCTGAGCCAGAACGGCAAAATCGACGCCTCGCGCGTGAGCGTGGAGCCGATGGGTGAAAGCCAGCCGGTAGCTTCCAACGCCACCGCCGAAGGCCGCCAGCAAAACCGCCGCGTCGAAATTGCCGTCCGCACGAAATAA
- the feoB gene encoding ferrous iron transport protein B, with protein MARATFISDPTGAAASALTLEALRDVPPRSHRELTRIALIGNPNSGKSSLFNQLTGLNQKVGNFPGVTVDRKTGISQLTAQHRAEIIDLPGTYSLYPKSLDEKVITDLLYDQTSDQYPDFVVVTVDASNLRRNLLLFTQLADLGLPAVLALNMMDVAEQHGVQIDIMALQQELGVPIIPMNARKGVGIAALKIVMSRQLGAPTRSFYAPGEDLLPMIRQIRYYFNLHNDYLALHYAHQFRQISFLSADDKAYVAELVEKYDFQPTPRQAQETIDRYARVNEILLNTVTVVRTEKNEPYSNKLDKVLTHKVWGYLIFFGILFLMFQAVFAWASYPMELIDEGVTWINQLVQTNFDGPLVNLLTEGVLAGLGGVLIFIPQIALLFAFIAVLEETGYMARVTFMMDRIMRKFGLNGKSIVPLISGVACAVPAIMSARTIENWKDRIITIFVTPLMSCSARIPVYTVLIALVVPPTKVLGIFNLQGIALMGLYLLGFFAAIFSAWVLKLILRTQNKSYFIMEFPVYRWPRWKNVGITIVEKVKAFVFQAGKVIVAISVILWVLASYGPGNALEQAETRVRATAARQQLSAEETDIRIASEKLESSYAGVFGRTLEPAIRPLGFDWKIGIALITSFAAREVFVGTISTIYSVGQDADMRTVQQKLAAEKDDNGQPFFTPARAFSLLVFYVFAMQCMSTLAVVYRETKGWKWPLLQLLYMTGLAYASSLVVYQLFK; from the coding sequence ATGGCCCGCGCAACCTTCATATCTGACCCTACCGGCGCAGCTGCCTCGGCCTTGACGCTGGAAGCCCTGCGCGACGTGCCACCGCGCAGCCACCGGGAGCTGACGCGCATTGCCCTGATTGGTAACCCCAACTCGGGCAAGTCGTCCTTGTTCAACCAACTCACGGGCCTCAACCAGAAAGTCGGCAACTTCCCCGGCGTTACCGTCGACCGGAAAACCGGCATCAGTCAGCTCACGGCCCAGCACCGGGCCGAAATCATCGACCTGCCCGGCACCTACTCGCTCTACCCCAAGAGCCTCGACGAGAAGGTAATTACCGACCTGCTCTACGACCAGACCTCGGATCAGTACCCCGATTTCGTGGTGGTGACGGTGGACGCCTCCAACCTGCGGCGCAACCTGCTGCTGTTTACGCAGCTGGCCGACCTAGGCCTGCCCGCCGTGCTGGCCCTGAACATGATGGACGTGGCCGAGCAACACGGCGTGCAGATTGACATCATGGCCCTGCAGCAGGAGCTGGGCGTGCCCATCATTCCGATGAATGCCCGCAAGGGTGTGGGTATTGCGGCCCTCAAGATTGTGATGTCGCGGCAGCTGGGCGCGCCGACGCGCAGCTTCTACGCGCCGGGCGAAGACCTGCTGCCCATGATCCGGCAGATTCGCTACTACTTCAACCTGCACAACGACTACCTGGCGCTGCACTACGCGCACCAGTTCCGGCAGATCAGCTTCCTCTCGGCCGACGACAAGGCTTACGTTGCCGAGCTGGTCGAGAAGTACGACTTCCAGCCCACGCCCCGGCAGGCCCAGGAAACCATCGACCGGTACGCCCGCGTCAACGAAATCCTGCTGAACACCGTGACGGTGGTGCGGACCGAGAAAAACGAGCCCTACAGCAACAAGCTCGACAAGGTGCTGACCCATAAAGTGTGGGGCTACCTGATTTTCTTCGGCATCCTGTTCCTGATGTTCCAGGCCGTCTTTGCCTGGGCCAGCTACCCCATGGAGCTGATTGACGAGGGCGTGACGTGGATTAACCAGCTGGTGCAAACCAACTTCGACGGGCCGCTGGTGAACCTGCTCACCGAGGGCGTGCTGGCCGGCCTGGGCGGCGTGCTGATTTTCATCCCGCAGATTGCCCTGCTCTTCGCCTTTATTGCGGTGCTCGAAGAAACCGGCTACATGGCCCGCGTCACGTTCATGATGGACCGCATCATGCGCAAGTTCGGGCTGAACGGCAAGAGCATCGTGCCCCTGATTTCGGGGGTGGCCTGCGCCGTGCCGGCCATTATGAGCGCGCGCACCATCGAAAACTGGAAGGACCGCATCATCACCATCTTCGTGACGCCGCTGATGAGCTGCTCGGCCCGGATTCCGGTGTACACGGTGCTCATTGCCCTGGTGGTGCCGCCCACCAAGGTGCTGGGCATCTTCAACCTGCAGGGCATTGCCCTGATGGGGCTGTACCTGCTGGGCTTCTTCGCGGCCATTTTCTCGGCCTGGGTTTTGAAGCTGATTTTGCGGACCCAGAACAAGAGCTACTTCATCATGGAGTTTCCGGTGTACCGCTGGCCGCGCTGGAAAAACGTGGGCATTACCATCGTGGAGAAGGTGAAGGCCTTCGTGTTTCAGGCTGGTAAGGTCATCGTGGCCATTTCCGTCATTCTGTGGGTGCTGGCTTCGTATGGGCCGGGCAACGCCCTGGAGCAGGCCGAAACCCGGGTGCGGGCCACGGCGGCCCGGCAGCAGCTCTCGGCCGAGGAAACCGACATCCGCATTGCCTCCGAAAAGCTGGAAAGCTCCTACGCCGGCGTGTTCGGGCGCACCCTGGAGCCGGCCATCCGCCCCCTGGGCTTTGACTGGAAAATCGGCATTGCCCTGATTACCTCGTTTGCGGCCCGGGAAGTATTCGTGGGCACCATTTCCACCATCTACAGCGTGGGCCAGGATGCCGACATGCGCACGGTGCAGCAGAAGCTGGCCGCCGAGAAAGACGACAACGGGCAGCCGTTCTTCACCCCGGCCCGAGCGTTTTCGCTGCTGGTGTTCTACGTGTTTGCCATGCAGTGCATGAGCACTTTGGCCGTGGTGTACCGCGAAACCAAAGGCTGGAAATGGCCCCTGCTCCAGTTGCTTTACATGACCGGCCTGGCCTACGCCTCGTCACTGGTAGTGTATCAGCTGTTCAAGTAG
- a CDS encoding bifunctional UDP-N-acetylmuramoyl-tripeptide:D-alanyl-D-alanine ligase/alanine racemase: MLLFSDLPALTGGTLLQAPAAPARIQHLLLDSRRVGQPAGSLFFAIRGAQHDGHRYLPDLYRQGVRQFVVDHPAAIPGGVAAFPEAGFLAVPDTLTALQALSAQHRRQFRIPVFGITGSNGKTIVKEWLAQLLSPDELLCKSPRSYNSQVGVPLSVWELNASHTLGIFEAGISEPGEMARLARVIQPTLGIFTNLGTAHDAGFASPTEKVAEKMQLFQDVDTLFYCRDHEAIHAAAQARLGPARTFTWSRHHGYDTHVAVSVLEASAQRTVVRVLLERPLKQEHTFTLPFADEPSVENALHGLTVLLWRQVPAPEIQRRLDRLQPVAMRLEMKQALNDCYVLDDTYNNDLAGLRLALDALARQPRRGRRTLILSDVLESGLPAAELYGLVAALLPAHGVERLVGIGEEISAHRAAFRVGQAEFYPSTEAFLAAFQSEQFRQETILVKGARRFGFERIVAAFQQKIHGTVLEVNLDALVHNLNFYRARLQPGTRLMVMVKAFAYGSGSYEVANLLQFHRADYLAVAYADEGVELRQHGISLPIMVMNPSPDSFQKLRQYHLEPEIYSFERLQEYLRAAREQAMPAIHLKLDTGMRRLGFAEEDLPELCALLGTHAAHLRVASALTHLAGADEEQHNDFSRQQLAAFQRMAPQVEAALGYSIIKHALNSAGIVRFPAAHYDMVRLGIGLYGVEASGQEPDALRPVSSLRTTISQIKTLAPGQTVGYGRRGGPVAHERRIATLAIGYADGYDRRFGNGVGEVVIRGQRAPLVGNVCMDMCMVDVTHIAAAQPGDSAVVFGEEMPLRDAAARIGTIPYELLTNVSERVKRVFFAE, translated from the coding sequence ATGCTGCTTTTCTCCGATCTGCCGGCCCTCACGGGCGGCACGCTGCTTCAGGCCCCGGCGGCCCCGGCCCGCATTCAGCACCTGCTGCTCGACAGCCGCCGCGTGGGCCAGCCCGCCGGCTCGCTGTTTTTTGCCATCCGCGGCGCGCAGCACGACGGCCACCGCTACCTGCCCGACCTCTACCGGCAGGGCGTGCGCCAGTTCGTCGTCGACCACCCCGCGGCCATTCCCGGCGGCGTGGCGGCCTTTCCCGAGGCCGGCTTCCTGGCCGTGCCCGACACGCTCACGGCCCTGCAAGCCCTGTCGGCCCAGCACCGGCGGCAGTTCCGCATCCCGGTGTTTGGCATTACGGGCTCCAACGGTAAAACCATCGTCAAGGAGTGGCTGGCCCAGCTGCTGAGCCCCGATGAGCTGCTCTGCAAAAGTCCGCGCAGCTACAACTCCCAGGTGGGCGTGCCCCTGAGCGTGTGGGAGCTGAACGCCTCGCACACGCTGGGCATCTTCGAGGCCGGTATCTCGGAGCCCGGTGAAATGGCGCGCCTGGCCCGGGTGATTCAGCCCACGCTGGGCATCTTCACCAACCTGGGTACGGCCCACGACGCGGGCTTTGCCTCGCCCACGGAAAAGGTGGCCGAGAAGATGCAGCTATTCCAGGACGTGGACACGCTCTTCTACTGCCGCGACCATGAGGCCATTCACGCCGCCGCGCAGGCCCGGCTGGGCCCAGCCCGCACCTTCACCTGGAGCCGCCACCACGGCTACGATACCCACGTGGCCGTGTCGGTGCTGGAGGCCTCGGCCCAGCGCACGGTGGTGCGCGTGCTGCTGGAGCGGCCCCTGAAGCAGGAGCACACCTTCACGCTGCCCTTCGCCGACGAGCCCTCGGTGGAAAACGCCCTGCACGGCCTCACGGTGCTGCTCTGGCGGCAGGTGCCGGCCCCCGAAATCCAGCGCCGCCTCGACCGGCTCCAGCCCGTAGCCATGCGCCTGGAAATGAAGCAGGCCCTGAACGACTGCTACGTACTCGACGACACCTATAATAACGACCTGGCCGGCCTGCGCCTGGCCCTCGACGCGCTGGCCCGGCAGCCCCGCCGGGGCCGCCGCACACTCATCCTGTCCGACGTGCTCGAATCGGGCTTGCCGGCGGCCGAGCTGTACGGGCTGGTGGCGGCCCTGCTGCCCGCGCACGGCGTGGAGCGGCTGGTCGGCATCGGGGAGGAAATCAGCGCCCACCGGGCCGCGTTCCGGGTGGGGCAGGCCGAGTTTTACCCTTCCACCGAAGCTTTTCTGGCGGCCTTTCAGTCGGAGCAGTTTCGGCAGGAAACCATTCTGGTGAAGGGCGCCCGGCGCTTCGGCTTCGAGCGGATCGTGGCGGCCTTCCAGCAGAAGATCCACGGCACGGTGCTCGAAGTCAACCTCGACGCGCTGGTGCACAACCTGAACTTCTACCGCGCCCGGCTCCAGCCCGGCACCCGCCTGATGGTCATGGTCAAGGCCTTTGCCTACGGCAGCGGAAGCTACGAAGTGGCGAACCTGCTGCAGTTCCACCGCGCCGACTACCTGGCCGTGGCCTACGCCGACGAGGGCGTGGAGCTGCGCCAGCACGGCATCAGCCTGCCCATCATGGTGATGAACCCCTCGCCCGACTCGTTTCAGAAGCTGCGGCAGTACCACCTGGAGCCCGAAATCTACTCCTTCGAGCGGCTGCAGGAGTATCTGCGCGCCGCCCGGGAGCAGGCCATGCCCGCCATTCACCTCAAGCTCGACACCGGCATGCGCCGCCTGGGCTTCGCCGAGGAAGACCTGCCCGAGCTCTGCGCCCTGCTCGGCACGCACGCCGCCCACCTGCGCGTCGCCAGCGCCCTGACCCACCTGGCCGGGGCCGACGAAGAGCAGCACAACGACTTCTCCCGCCAGCAGCTGGCCGCGTTTCAGCGCATGGCCCCGCAGGTCGAGGCGGCCCTGGGCTATTCCATCATCAAGCACGCGCTGAACTCGGCCGGCATCGTGCGCTTCCCCGCCGCGCACTACGACATGGTGCGCCTGGGTATCGGCCTCTACGGGGTGGAAGCCAGCGGGCAGGAGCCCGACGCCCTGCGGCCCGTCAGCAGCCTGCGTACCACCATTTCCCAGATCAAAACCCTGGCCCCGGGCCAGACGGTGGGCTACGGCCGCCGCGGGGGCCCGGTGGCCCACGAGCGGCGCATTGCCACCCTGGCCATCGGCTACGCCGACGGCTACGACCGGCGCTTCGGCAACGGGGTGGGCGAGGTGGTTATCCGGGGGCAGCGCGCTCCGCTGGTGGGCAACGTGTGCATGGATATGTGCATGGTCGACGTCACCCACATTGCCGCCGCCCAGCCCGGCGACTCGGCCGTGGTATTCGGGGAAGAAATGCCGCTGCGCGACGCCGCCGCCCGCATCGGCACCATTCCCTACGAGCTGCTGACCAACGTGAGTGAGCGGGTGAAGCGCGTCTTCTTCGCCGAGTAG
- a CDS encoding YfhO family protein: MTTVSSPAVPLWRRLLPHLLAVVFFLVLAAVYFSPILFDGKTLAQHDVVQFNGGAHEAQLYREATGKEALWTNSMFSGMPTYLISTRFPGDLSIYLHNIFTLHLPAVVANLFLALLCGYVLFVALGVRPLLAAVGAVALGFSSYNLIILAAGHNTKSLALAYAPLVLGGLLVTFRRNRWLGAALFALGLTMNVRSNHLQITYYLLLLVVVFGIVELVAALREKRLSDFLGRTALLGAAAVLAVGVSFGRLYVTAEYGKYSIRGKSELTTPSPAAAQAPAGGEDGGAGNGLDRDYAFGWSYGVGETITLLIPNYYGGASSGALSESSATGKALAGLGVPPVQLRDYLQQLPLYWGAQPVTSGPVYIGAVVCFLFVLGLFVADRRTRTWLLVGTILSIVLAWGKNFESFNYLMFDYFPGYNKFRSVSMALVIAQLAMPLLAVLALARVLRPQAAVVPATGTSTHPSLAALSGAPTASPEATELKRKLLYATGITAGICVLAYLAGLGADFASPVDAQMQQQGFPLDALRADRASLMHTDVLRSIVFILLAGGVLYFYLQRKLSVTAAALLVGVLTLVDLWGVDKRYLNDTNFQRETIAQQFVPTPADEQILQDKDLSYRVLNLQNPFNEANTSYFHKSIGGYHGAKLRRYQDLIERQISANNPQVLAMLNTRYVITGDPKQPVQRNPGALGNAWFVSEVQKVQSPDQEIAALTGLNVATAAVVDASKFPLNKTAYTAAGSTIALTKYSPDELTYRANAVQDGFVVFSEIYYQDGWNAYLDGKLVPHLRANYVLRALPVPAGSHTIEFKFEPKEYAIGNTVSLVSSVLLILALLGTIFYAVKRKPTAPVTEEVRLAA; encoded by the coding sequence ATGACTACTGTTTCTTCCCCGGCGGTGCCGCTGTGGCGCCGGCTGTTGCCCCACCTGCTGGCCGTCGTGTTCTTCCTGGTGCTGGCCGCCGTGTACTTCTCCCCCATCCTGTTTGATGGCAAAACCCTGGCCCAGCACGACGTGGTGCAGTTCAACGGCGGGGCCCACGAGGCCCAGCTCTACCGCGAAGCCACCGGCAAGGAAGCCCTCTGGACCAACTCCATGTTCTCGGGCATGCCGACCTACCTGATCAGCACCCGCTTCCCCGGCGACCTGTCCATCTACCTGCACAACATCTTCACGCTGCACCTGCCGGCGGTGGTGGCCAACCTGTTTCTGGCCCTGCTCTGCGGCTACGTGCTGTTCGTGGCCCTGGGCGTGCGGCCGTTGCTGGCCGCCGTGGGGGCCGTGGCTTTGGGCTTCAGCAGCTACAACCTGATTATCCTGGCCGCCGGCCACAACACCAAGTCGCTGGCTTTGGCCTACGCGCCGCTGGTGCTGGGCGGGCTGCTGGTCACGTTCCGGCGCAACCGGTGGCTGGGCGCAGCCCTGTTTGCCCTGGGCCTGACGATGAACGTGCGCTCCAACCACCTGCAGATTACTTACTACCTGCTCTTGCTGGTGGTGGTGTTCGGCATCGTGGAGCTGGTGGCAGCCCTGCGCGAAAAGCGCCTGTCGGACTTCCTGGGCCGCACGGCCCTGCTGGGTGCCGCCGCCGTGCTGGCCGTGGGCGTGAGCTTCGGCCGCCTCTACGTGACGGCCGAGTACGGCAAGTACTCCATCCGGGGCAAGTCGGAGCTGACGACGCCCTCGCCCGCGGCGGCCCAGGCCCCGGCCGGGGGTGAGGATGGCGGCGCCGGCAACGGCCTCGACCGGGACTACGCCTTCGGCTGGAGCTACGGCGTGGGCGAAACCATTACTCTCTTGATTCCTAACTACTACGGCGGGGCCAGCTCGGGCGCCCTGAGCGAAAGCTCGGCGACGGGCAAGGCCCTGGCCGGCCTGGGCGTGCCGCCGGTGCAGCTGCGCGACTATTTGCAGCAGCTGCCCCTGTACTGGGGCGCGCAGCCCGTCACGAGCGGCCCGGTGTACATCGGGGCCGTGGTGTGCTTCCTGTTCGTGCTTGGCTTGTTCGTGGCCGACCGCCGCACCCGCACCTGGCTGCTGGTGGGCACCATCCTGTCGATTGTGCTGGCCTGGGGCAAGAACTTCGAGTCGTTCAACTACCTGATGTTCGACTACTTCCCCGGCTACAACAAGTTCCGCTCGGTGAGCATGGCCCTGGTGATTGCCCAGCTGGCCATGCCGCTGCTGGCCGTGCTGGCCCTGGCCCGCGTGCTGCGCCCCCAGGCGGCCGTCGTGCCCGCCACCGGCACCAGCACCCACCCCAGCCTGGCCGCGCTGAGCGGTGCGCCGACGGCTTCGCCCGAAGCCACGGAGCTGAAGCGCAAGCTGCTGTACGCCACCGGCATCACGGCCGGCATTTGCGTGCTGGCCTACCTGGCCGGCCTCGGGGCCGACTTTGCCTCGCCGGTCGATGCGCAGATGCAGCAGCAGGGCTTCCCGCTGGACGCGCTGCGCGCCGACCGCGCCAGCCTGATGCACACCGACGTGCTGCGCTCCATCGTGTTTATCCTGCTGGCCGGCGGCGTGCTCTACTTCTACCTGCAACGCAAGCTCTCGGTGACGGCGGCGGCCCTGCTGGTGGGCGTGCTCACCCTGGTTGACCTCTGGGGCGTGGACAAGCGCTACCTGAACGACACGAACTTCCAGCGCGAAACCATTGCCCAGCAGTTTGTGCCCACGCCCGCCGACGAGCAGATTCTGCAGGACAAGGACCTGAGCTACCGGGTGCTCAACCTCCAGAACCCCTTCAACGAGGCCAATACCTCCTACTTCCACAAGAGCATCGGGGGCTACCACGGGGCCAAGCTGCGCCGCTACCAGGATCTGATTGAGCGCCAGATTTCGGCCAACAACCCCCAGGTGCTGGCCATGCTGAACACGCGCTACGTGATTACCGGCGACCCGAAGCAGCCGGTGCAGCGCAACCCCGGCGCGCTGGGCAACGCCTGGTTTGTGAGCGAAGTGCAGAAAGTGCAGAGCCCCGACCAGGAAATTGCGGCCCTCACCGGCCTGAACGTGGCTACCGCGGCCGTAGTCGACGCCTCGAAGTTTCCGCTAAACAAAACGGCCTACACCGCCGCCGGCTCCACCATTGCCCTGACCAAGTACTCGCCCGACGAGCTGACCTACCGCGCCAACGCCGTGCAGGATGGCTTCGTGGTGTTCTCGGAAATCTACTACCAGGACGGCTGGAACGCCTACCTCGACGGCAAGCTGGTGCCGCACCTGCGGGCCAACTACGTGCTGCGCGCTCTGCCCGTGCCGGCCGGCAGCCACACCATCGAGTTCAAGTTTGAGCCCAAGGAGTACGCCATCGGCAACACCGTGTCGCTCGTGTCGTCGGTGCTGCTGATTCTGGCCTTACTGGGCACTATTTTCTACGCCGTGAAGCGCAAGCCCACCGCGCCGGTAACGGAGGAAGTGCGGCTGGCCGCGTAA
- a CDS encoding EamA family transporter yields MKPSRHHLAALSAFLIWGFFPIPLRLMAGYSSGQILFFRVLLSLALLLLINLTARRATVRATGRQWQRAGAPERRRVLVSTVVGGALLTSNWLLFIYVVNKVSVQAGSFAYLICPILTALLGFVVLGEKLRPNQWLAIGLSAVSCALLGTGAWKNVLMSLVVAFTYAAYLITQRKLQGYDRLVLLTVQLLLAALVILPTARLLGADPVAGLQDHYLLLMAGVLSLGFTVIPLFLNLFALNALPSGTVGILMYLNPIISFVLAFLYFGEQATLQEGLAYGVILLSVGLYNSGWNVGRRAA; encoded by the coding sequence TTGAAACCTTCCCGTCACCACTTGGCCGCGCTGTCGGCATTTCTTATCTGGGGCTTTTTCCCGATTCCGCTGCGCCTGATGGCCGGCTACAGCAGCGGGCAGATTCTGTTTTTCCGGGTGCTGCTCTCGTTGGCCTTGCTGCTGCTGATCAACCTGACGGCCCGCCGCGCGACGGTGCGGGCTACCGGCCGGCAGTGGCAGCGGGCCGGGGCCCCGGAGCGGCGGCGGGTGCTGGTGAGCACCGTGGTGGGCGGGGCGCTGCTGACCTCCAACTGGCTGCTGTTCATTTACGTGGTGAACAAGGTGAGCGTGCAGGCCGGCTCGTTTGCCTACCTCATCTGCCCCATTCTCACGGCCCTGCTGGGCTTCGTGGTGCTGGGCGAAAAGCTGCGGCCCAACCAGTGGTTGGCCATCGGGCTGAGCGCCGTGAGCTGCGCGCTGCTGGGCACCGGAGCCTGGAAAAACGTGCTGATGAGCCTAGTAGTGGCTTTCACCTACGCCGCCTACCTCATTACCCAGCGCAAGCTCCAGGGCTACGACCGGCTGGTGCTGCTCACGGTGCAGCTGCTGCTGGCGGCCCTCGTGATTCTGCCCACGGCCCGCCTGCTGGGCGCCGACCCGGTGGCCGGCCTCCAGGACCACTACCTGCTGCTGATGGCCGGGGTACTGAGCCTGGGCTTCACCGTCATTCCCCTGTTTCTGAACCTGTTTGCCCTCAACGCCCTGCCCTCCGGCACCGTCGGCATCCTGATGTATCTGAACCCGATTATCAGCTTCGTGCTGGCCTTTCTGTACTTCGGCGAGCAAGCTACGCTCCAGGAGGGCCTGGCCTACGGCGTGATTCTGCTGTCGGTGGGGTTGTATAACTCCGGCTGGAACGTGGGCCGGCGGGCGGCTTAG
- a CDS encoding carboxypeptidase-like regulatory domain-containing protein — protein MLQRLLALFAFVLLFPALGFAQENKISGRIVDQKTKEPIPFASIGLKEEQSGALTNEYGFFQMPMPEKNAQDSLVVLALGYFRKAILIKKGTNVQDLIIEVPKRVIELSEVKVQGGKIKDLSLGSKGSTPGEGMIQGLPGQQYAFFVKNDKGKKLGNVRSVSFYIGENGFPREPFRVRLYKADGNYNSPNTDILTDNVVVSAPKGGEWYTIDLTQYNVPAPEEGFFVAMEWIVSGDKFYTTNFMETYTPYGQIMRPTFEFKESRTWTYSIGKGWSLITLANNGMRYNAMIKAEVDMIKD, from the coding sequence ATGCTCCAACGCTTACTTGCTCTTTTCGCCTTCGTTCTGCTGTTTCCGGCACTAGGCTTCGCTCAAGAGAATAAAATCTCGGGCCGCATTGTAGACCAGAAGACGAAGGAACCCATTCCCTTCGCCTCCATTGGCCTGAAAGAGGAACAAAGTGGGGCCCTGACCAACGAGTACGGCTTCTTCCAGATGCCGATGCCCGAGAAAAACGCCCAGGACTCCCTGGTCGTGCTGGCCCTGGGTTATTTCCGCAAGGCTATCCTCATCAAAAAAGGCACGAACGTGCAGGACCTCATCATCGAGGTGCCCAAGCGCGTCATCGAGCTGAGCGAAGTAAAAGTGCAGGGCGGCAAGATCAAGGATCTGTCGTTGGGCTCGAAGGGCAGCACGCCCGGCGAGGGCATGATCCAGGGCCTGCCCGGCCAGCAGTACGCTTTCTTCGTGAAAAACGACAAGGGTAAAAAGCTCGGCAACGTACGCTCGGTATCGTTCTACATCGGCGAAAACGGCTTCCCCCGCGAGCCGTTCCGGGTGCGCCTCTACAAGGCCGACGGTAACTACAACTCGCCCAACACCGACATCCTGACCGACAACGTGGTAGTATCGGCCCCGAAAGGCGGCGAGTGGTATACCATCGACCTGACCCAGTACAACGTGCCGGCCCCGGAAGAAGGCTTCTTCGTGGCGATGGAATGGATTGTGAGTGGTGACAAGTTCTACACCACCAACTTTATGGAAACCTACACGCCCTACGGCCAGATCATGCGCCCCACCTTCGAATTCAAGGAAAGCCGCACCTGGACCTACTCCATCGGCAAAGGCTGGAGCCTGATTACCCTGGCCAACAACGGCATGCGCTACAACGCCATGATCAAAGCCGAGGTCGACATGATCAAGGACTAG
- a CDS encoding FeoA family protein, with translation MSSRSAQVKPNAPRSVKDLRLGETGTICCLQDPEMALKLLEMGCIPGTAVRLNSRAPLGCPITLVVGDDDYTLSLRVSEAATILLKD, from the coding sequence GTGTCCAGCCGTTCCGCCCAAGTGAAGCCCAATGCACCCCGCAGCGTGAAAGACCTGCGCCTGGGCGAAACCGGCACCATCTGCTGCCTCCAGGACCCGGAAATGGCGCTTAAGCTGTTGGAAATGGGCTGCATTCCTGGTACGGCCGTGCGCCTCAACAGCCGGGCCCCGCTGGGCTGCCCCATCACGCTGGTCGTCGGCGACGACGACTACACGTTGTCGTTGCGGGTAAGCGAGGCGGCCACCATCCTTTTGAAAGACTAG